In the Mastomys coucha isolate ucsf_1 unplaced genomic scaffold, UCSF_Mcou_1 pScaffold18, whole genome shotgun sequence genome, one interval contains:
- the Creb3 gene encoding cyclic AMP-responsive element-binding protein 3, protein MDPCGQDLLALDPGDQDLLGFLLEESGDLWAATEQDVEAPLDLELSPSENSVQELSDWEVEDLLSTLLSPSAPRDCSFSSSVLHDHNYSLPQEHISIDLDAESFEKEGFHVTPLRVEETAAEQEMSRLILTEEEKRLLEKEGLTLPSTLPLTKVEEQVLKRVRRKIRNKRAAQESRKKKKVYVVGLESRVLKYTAQNQELQNKVQRLEEQNLSLLDQLRKLQAMVIEIANKTSSGSTCVLVLLFSFCLLLVPAMYSSNARGSVPAEYVVLHRKLRALPSEDHHQPKPSAPPSELPMDSTHQLVDSSDHTFLVFSNVSCVLYHMPQAEQPVHWPLLDLSSEMPFSGSNLFLQANLSESGGWLPTHGPSSIILQGRYSG, encoded by the exons ATGGATCCTTGTGGTCAGGACCTGCTCGCTTTGGATCCTGGTGATCAGGACCTGCTGGGCTTCCTGCTAGAGGAAAGCGGAGATTTGTGGGCTGCGACTGAGCAGGACGTGGAGGCTCCGCTGGACTTGGAGCTGTCACCTTCcgag AACTCCGTGCAAGAACTGAGCGACTGGGAAGTAGAGGATTTACTGAGCACTCTGCTCAGTCCCTCGGCACCGCGGGACTGCTCTTTCAGCTCTTCTGTTCTCCATGATCACAACTACTCCCTTCCACAGGAGCACATCTCCATAGATCTAG ATGCTGAGAGCTTCGAAAAGGAGGGGTTCCACGTGACTCCACTGCGTGTGGAGGAAACAGCAGCAGAGCAG GAAATGTCTAGGCTAATactgacagaggaagagaagaggcttTTGGAGAAGGAGGGGCTCACTCTGCCTTCAACACTTCCTCTCACTAAG GTGGAGGAACAAGTTCTAAAACGAGTACGGAGGAAGATTCGTAACAAGAGAGCAGCTCAGGAAAGCCGCAAGAAAAAGAAGGTGTATGTAGTAGGGCTGGAGAGCAG GGTCTTGAAATACACAGCCCAGAATCAGGAGCTACAGAACAAGGTGCAGCGTCTAGAGGAACAGAATCT GTCCCTTCTAGATCAACTGAGGAAGCTTCAGGCCATGGTGATTGAGATAGCCAACAAAACCAGCAGCGGCAGCACATGTGTTCTG gttctcctgttctctttctgccttctcctgGTACCCGCTATGTACTCATCGAATGCGAGGGGAAGTGTGCCTGCCGAGTATGTTG TGTTGCACCGCAAGCTTCGTGCCCTCCCCAGTGAGGACCATCATCAGCCGAAGCCGTCTGCCCCACCATCAGAGCTACCCATGGATAGCACACACCAGCTGGTGGATAGCTCAGACCATACATTCTTGGTCTTCAGCAACGTTTCCTGTGTACTGTACCACATGCCTCAAGCAGAGCAGCCCGTGCACTGGCCACTCCTTGATCTTTCTTCAGAGATGCCCTTTTCAGGCTCCAACCTTTTCCTGCAGGCAAATCTTTCAGAAAGTGGGGGATGGCTACCTACCCACGGCCCTTCTTCAATCATCTTGCAGGGCAGGTATTCAGGTTAG